A genome region from Bradyrhizobium commune includes the following:
- a CDS encoding Na+/H+ antiporter encodes MIAAKFQTFLILLTVLAGTALVARRFNMAPAILLMLAGVGLAFVPGMPPVELPPELVLLMVLPPLIYSASVAMSWREFKNNLRPIVLLAVGAVIFTAAMVAAATHYLIGLPWTIGFLLGAIVAPPDVVAPLAIARRLNIPRRLLVILEGEGLANDATALILYRFALATIMIGHFSLPLAAGEFSLIVAGEIAFGIGVGWLSLRLRKWSCEPRVELTLSLITPYVSYWLPEHVGGSGVIATVACGLYVSWNGPLLISASTRLQGIFFWDLIIYLIEGLLFLLTGFQMRALYEKSKAFPLDDIMIATAVVLMIIVIARFAWLYPATYLPRILSKSLRARDPSPPWQWPFTLAFTGVRGAVSLAAALALPFTLPDGDAFPYRDLILFVAFGVIFVTLIGVGLTLPPVVRWLGVAEAGRNEHVAEHEAEIAARRQALDAALRSLDTLTEEKDVSDEVMQLLRARHEIRVNQLPDSLDPAHHDVSAAGTVLTRELIAAERKFIHDLLRDGQITDETRRRIERDLDLEEASLANREYQGAPL; translated from the coding sequence ATGATCGCAGCGAAATTCCAGACCTTTCTCATCCTGCTCACTGTCCTGGCCGGCACCGCGCTCGTCGCACGCCGCTTCAACATGGCGCCGGCCATCCTGCTGATGCTGGCCGGCGTCGGCCTCGCTTTCGTGCCGGGCATGCCGCCGGTCGAGCTGCCGCCGGAACTGGTGCTGCTGATGGTGCTGCCGCCCCTGATCTACTCGGCGAGCGTCGCCATGAGCTGGCGCGAGTTCAAGAACAACCTCCGCCCGATCGTGCTGCTCGCGGTCGGCGCAGTGATCTTCACCGCGGCGATGGTGGCCGCCGCCACGCATTATCTGATCGGCCTGCCCTGGACCATCGGCTTCCTGCTCGGGGCCATCGTCGCGCCGCCCGACGTGGTGGCGCCACTTGCGATCGCGCGACGGTTGAACATTCCGCGCCGGCTCCTGGTCATCCTCGAAGGCGAAGGGCTCGCCAATGACGCCACCGCGCTGATCCTCTACCGTTTCGCGCTGGCCACGATCATGATCGGGCATTTCTCGCTGCCGCTGGCGGCCGGTGAATTTTCCCTCATCGTCGCCGGTGAGATCGCCTTCGGCATCGGCGTCGGCTGGCTCTCTCTGCGTTTGCGCAAATGGTCCTGCGAGCCGCGCGTCGAGCTGACGCTGTCGCTGATCACGCCCTACGTCTCCTATTGGCTGCCTGAGCATGTCGGCGGCTCCGGCGTGATCGCGACCGTGGCCTGCGGCCTTTATGTGAGCTGGAACGGGCCGCTGCTGATTTCGGCGTCGACGCGCCTGCAAGGCATCTTCTTCTGGGACCTCATCATCTATCTGATCGAGGGCCTGCTGTTTCTGCTCACCGGCTTCCAGATGCGGGCGCTCTACGAGAAGTCGAAGGCGTTCCCGCTCGACGACATCATGATCGCGACCGCGGTGGTGCTGATGATCATCGTCATCGCGCGCTTTGCCTGGCTCTATCCCGCGACCTATCTGCCGCGAATCCTGAGCAAGAGCCTGCGCGCGCGCGACCCGTCGCCGCCCTGGCAATGGCCGTTCACGCTCGCCTTCACCGGCGTGCGCGGCGCGGTGTCGCTCGCGGCCGCGCTGGCGCTACCATTCACGCTGCCGGATGGCGATGCCTTTCCGTATCGCGACCTGATCCTGTTCGTCGCCTTCGGCGTCATCTTCGTCACGCTGATCGGCGTCGGTCTCACGCTGCCGCCAGTGGTGCGCTGGCTCGGCGTCGCGGAAGCCGGTCGCAATGAACATGTCGCCGAGCACGAGGCCGAAATCGCTGCCCGGCGTCAGGCGCTCGACGCCGCACTGCGCTCGCTCGACACCCTGACCGAGGAAAAGGACGTGTCCGACGAAGTGATGCAGCTTTTGCGCGCCCGTCACGAGATCCGCGTCAACCAGCTCCCGGATTCGCTCGATCCCGCCCACCACGACGTTTCCGCCGCCGGCACCGTCCTGACACGCGAGCTGATCGCGGCGGAGCGAAAATTCATCCACGACCTCCTGCGCGACGGCCAGATCACTGACGAAACGCGGCGACGGATCGAACGCGATCTGGATCTGGAGGAGGCGAGTTTGGCGAACAGGGAGTATCAGGGGGCACCGCTGTAA
- a CDS encoding type II toxin-antitoxin system RelE/ParE family toxin, with the protein MRVRWSESALSDIDNIFSYIHERNRAAAAAVVERIKAVADLLQDFPEAGHLTDEASVRMFPTVRYPYLIFYTINSAEAEIVILHVRHGAQDRQS; encoded by the coding sequence ATGAGAGTACGCTGGTCCGAGAGCGCGCTTTCGGACATCGACAACATCTTCTCCTATATCCACGAACGCAATCGCGCGGCCGCGGCCGCCGTAGTCGAGCGCATCAAAGCTGTCGCCGATCTCTTGCAGGATTTTCCTGAGGCCGGGCATCTCACAGATGAAGCCAGCGTTCGCATGTTCCCGACCGTTCGCTACCCTTATTTGATCTTTTATACGATCAACTCTGCCGAAGCCGAGATCGTGATCCTCCATGTCCGTCATGGAGCTCAGGATCGTCAATCCTAG
- a CDS encoding N-acetylmuramoyl-L-alanine amidase, which translates to MSRNWGIVAVVVVSLVALLLASIDVGAAPARKVARARANTKPKPLAPETCEPRIFRIILDVGHTSESQGATSARNDVEFGFNLHLAKLIGERLKSAGFAATRVLVTDGKARASLLKRVGAANAARTDFFLSIHHDSVPDQMLEAWEFEGAKSFFSDRFSGHSLFVSERNPRFGASLAFARLLGKQLKDEGLQYATQYTLPLMGRYRHQLLDKDVGVYRYDGLVVLSQTNSAAVLLEAGSIINRDEEMAMNSPERQELIATAVTAAMREFCERR; encoded by the coding sequence TTGTCGCGGAATTGGGGCATCGTCGCAGTCGTTGTGGTGTCGCTTGTCGCATTGTTGCTGGCGTCGATCGATGTGGGCGCCGCGCCGGCCCGGAAGGTCGCCAGAGCCAGGGCCAACACCAAGCCAAAGCCGTTGGCGCCGGAGACCTGCGAGCCGCGCATATTCCGCATCATCCTCGATGTCGGCCACACCTCGGAATCGCAGGGCGCGACCAGCGCGCGCAACGACGTGGAATTCGGCTTCAACCTGCACTTGGCGAAGCTCATCGGCGAGCGGCTGAAATCGGCAGGCTTTGCCGCGACCCGCGTGCTCGTGACCGACGGCAAGGCGCGCGCGAGCCTGCTCAAGCGCGTCGGCGCCGCCAACGCGGCCCGTACCGATTTCTTCCTGTCGATCCACCACGATTCCGTGCCGGACCAGATGCTGGAGGCATGGGAGTTCGAGGGCGCCAAGAGCTTCTTCAGCGACCGCTTCAGCGGCCATTCGCTGTTCGTGTCCGAGCGCAATCCGCGCTTTGGCGCCAGCCTCGCTTTCGCGCGCCTGCTCGGCAAGCAGCTGAAGGACGAAGGCTTGCAATATGCGACCCAATACACCTTGCCGCTGATGGGTCGCTACCGGCATCAGCTGCTCGACAAGGATGTCGGCGTCTACCGCTATGACGGGCTGGTCGTATTGTCGCAAACGAACAGCGCCGCCGTGCTGCTCGAAGCCGGCTCCATCATCAATCGCGACGAAGAGATGGCGATGAACTCACCGGAGCGGCAGGAGCTGATTGCCACGGCCGTGACCGCGGCGATGCGGGAGTTTTGCGAGAGGCGATAG
- a CDS encoding Rieske 2Fe-2S domain-containing protein: MLRAEDNKFLTESGPGTGMGELLRRFWIPVLLSEELPEPDSEPKKIIVLGEELLAFRDTRGVVGIVDQYCPHRGANLWLGRNEECGIRCVYHGWKFDTDGACVDMPTSYPDLNAKDLTRIKSYPVREWGEMIWAYMGPAEAMPELPDLEMALLPASHRYVSKKWQDCNWVQALEGSIDTAHFTFAHLSFDKEENEILDIKKHFVNPLARMSSDHMRWIAEDPRPVIKVTSHDAGLTIAGGRLTGSENIYWRIAQFLMPFHAYAPSAMPGENIFGQTFVPVTDTNCWIYTYAWNPERPLTQGERDAYDRGNGVISEVDDNYVPLRHKGNDYLIDRKLQKTRSYTGIKGVSEQDAAVQDSQGPIADRTREHLGPTDLGIMHFRKVVMELARALQQGEPPPQAAHQDRCAVRSGACVTNKAKDLPAVMLERFGDVAGFVGRPKVAAAE; the protein is encoded by the coding sequence ATGCTCCGCGCCGAGGATAATAAATTCCTGACCGAGTCAGGCCCGGGAACAGGGATGGGCGAGCTGTTGCGCCGGTTCTGGATTCCCGTGCTGCTGTCCGAAGAACTCCCCGAGCCCGACAGTGAGCCGAAAAAGATCATCGTGCTCGGCGAGGAGCTGCTCGCCTTTCGCGACACGCGCGGCGTCGTCGGCATCGTCGACCAGTACTGCCCGCATCGCGGCGCCAATCTCTGGCTTGGGCGGAACGAGGAATGCGGCATCCGCTGCGTCTATCACGGCTGGAAGTTCGACACCGACGGGGCTTGCGTCGACATGCCGACTTCGTACCCCGATCTCAACGCCAAGGACCTGACCCGCATCAAATCCTATCCGGTGCGCGAATGGGGTGAGATGATCTGGGCCTATATGGGCCCGGCCGAGGCCATGCCGGAGCTGCCCGATCTCGAGATGGCGCTGCTGCCGGCCTCGCACCGCTACGTCAGCAAGAAGTGGCAGGACTGCAACTGGGTACAGGCGCTGGAAGGTTCGATCGACACCGCGCATTTCACCTTCGCCCATCTCTCCTTCGACAAGGAGGAGAACGAGATTTTGGACATCAAGAAGCATTTTGTGAATCCGCTTGCGCGGATGTCGAGCGACCACATGCGCTGGATTGCCGAGGACCCGCGTCCCGTGATCAAGGTCACCTCGCATGACGCAGGCTTGACCATTGCCGGCGGCCGGCTCACCGGCAGCGAGAACATCTACTGGCGCATCGCCCAGTTCCTGATGCCGTTCCATGCCTATGCGCCGAGCGCGATGCCCGGTGAGAACATCTTCGGCCAGACCTTCGTGCCGGTGACCGATACCAATTGCTGGATCTACACCTATGCCTGGAATCCGGAGCGGCCGCTGACGCAAGGAGAGCGCGACGCCTACGACCGCGGCAACGGCGTGATTTCGGAGGTCGACGACAATTACGTGCCGCTGCGCCACAAGGGCAACGACTATCTGATCGACCGCAAGCTCCAGAAGACCCGGAGCTACACCGGCATCAAGGGCGTCTCCGAACAGGACGCCGCCGTGCAGGACAGCCAGGGCCCGATCGCCGACCGCACCCGCGAGCATCTCGGCCCGACCGATCTCGGCATCATGCATTTCCGCAAAGTCGTGATGGAGCTGGCGCGTGCGCTTCAGCAAGGCGAGCCGCCGCCGCAGGCCGCGCATCAGGATCGCTGCGCGGTGCGCTCCGGTGCCTGCGTCACGAACAAGGCCAAGGACCTGCCCGCAGTGATGCTGGAACGTTTTGGCGACGTTGCAGGCTTCGTCGGCCGTCCCAAGGTCGCGGCAGCGGAGTAG
- a CDS encoding TauD/TfdA dioxygenase family protein — MSSLAGKQGPRYRHTADDGAPYETIAVEKLTPIIGAEITGVDIGQLVSDDSRSNRQMDEIHRALAENLVIFFRDQTITPKQHLAFGRKFGELHFHPAAPHEDEDPALMKIYADKNSPRANGEGWHSDVSCDQEPPMGSILHIRQCPPRGGDTLFASMYAAYDALSDRMKTYLDGLTALHDGEPIYRGLYANYGVADRPAYPNAEHPVVRTHPVTGKKALYVNRGFTRHINGIPRDESDAMLAYLYQHAENPLFQCRFRWTENAIAFWDNRCTQHRAMWDYWPHTRSGTRVTVKGERPV, encoded by the coding sequence ATGAGCTCACTCGCCGGCAAGCAGGGCCCGCGCTATCGCCACACGGCTGACGACGGCGCGCCGTACGAAACTATCGCTGTCGAGAAGCTCACCCCGATCATCGGCGCGGAAATCACCGGTGTCGACATCGGCCAACTCGTCTCCGACGATTCGCGCTCCAACCGGCAGATGGACGAGATCCATCGCGCGCTTGCCGAAAACCTCGTCATCTTCTTCCGCGATCAGACGATCACGCCAAAGCAGCATCTCGCCTTCGGCCGCAAGTTCGGCGAACTGCATTTCCATCCTGCCGCGCCGCACGAGGACGAAGACCCGGCGCTGATGAAGATCTACGCCGACAAGAACTCACCGCGCGCCAACGGCGAGGGCTGGCATTCCGACGTGTCGTGCGATCAGGAGCCGCCGATGGGCTCGATCCTCCACATCAGGCAATGCCCGCCGCGCGGCGGCGACACGCTGTTCGCCAGCATGTACGCCGCCTATGACGCGCTGTCCGATCGCATGAAAACCTATCTCGATGGCCTCACCGCACTGCACGATGGGGAGCCGATCTATCGTGGGCTCTACGCGAATTACGGTGTCGCCGACCGTCCGGCCTATCCGAACGCCGAACATCCCGTGGTGCGGACGCATCCGGTCACGGGCAAGAAGGCGCTCTACGTCAACCGCGGCTTCACCCGCCACATCAACGGCATCCCCCGCGACGAGAGCGACGCGATGCTCGCCTATCTCTACCAGCACGCCGAAAACCCGCTGTTCCAGTGCCGCTTCCGCTGGACCGAGAACGCCATCGCCTTCTGGGACAACCGCTGCACCCAGCACCGCGCCATGTGGGACTACTGGCCGCATACGCGTTCAGGGACGCGCGTGACGGTGAAGGGGGAGAGGCCGGTCTAG
- the ispG gene encoding flavodoxin-dependent (E)-4-hydroxy-3-methylbut-2-enyl-diphosphate synthase, with amino-acid sequence MNKLENPLDSDIAGPAPRHKTTQVKVGNVAVGGGAPIVVQSMTNTDTADIDGTIAQVAALARAGSEMVRITVDREEAAAAVPHIRDGLAKRGITTPLIGDFHYIGHKLLAAYPACAEALAKYRINPGNVGFKDKRDTQFGDIIEIANKNNKPVRIGANWGSLDQELLTKLMDENAASADPRDVRAVTREAMVQSALLSAARAEELGMPKDRIILSAKVSAVQDLIAVYQDLASRSDYAIHLGLTEAGMGTKGIVASSAALGILLQQGIGDTIRISLTPEPGGDRTREVQVGQELLQTMGFRTFVPLVAACPGCGRTTSTTFQELASSIQSFIRDEMPNWKSKYPGVEELNVAVMGCIVNGPGESKHANIGISLPGTGEAPAAPVFVDGKKFRTLRGPTISADFKALVIDYIDQRYGQGAKVPVTAAE; translated from the coding sequence ATGAACAAGCTCGAAAACCCTCTCGATTCAGACATCGCGGGCCCCGCGCCCCGGCACAAGACCACCCAAGTGAAGGTGGGCAACGTTGCCGTCGGCGGCGGCGCGCCGATCGTCGTGCAGTCGATGACCAACACCGACACCGCCGATATCGACGGCACCATCGCTCAGGTCGCAGCGCTCGCGCGCGCCGGCTCCGAAATGGTCCGCATCACCGTGGACCGCGAGGAGGCCGCCGCCGCCGTCCCGCATATCCGCGACGGCCTCGCCAAGCGCGGCATCACCACGCCCTTGATCGGCGACTTCCACTATATCGGCCACAAGCTGCTTGCGGCCTATCCGGCCTGCGCCGAGGCGCTCGCCAAGTACCGCATCAATCCTGGCAATGTCGGCTTCAAGGACAAGCGCGACACCCAGTTCGGCGACATCATCGAGATCGCCAACAAGAACAACAAGCCGGTCCGCATCGGCGCCAATTGGGGCTCGCTCGACCAGGAGCTGTTGACCAAGCTGATGGACGAGAACGCGGCGTCGGCCGATCCGCGCGACGTGCGCGCGGTGACGCGCGAGGCCATGGTGCAGTCGGCACTGCTCTCGGCCGCGCGCGCCGAAGAGCTTGGCATGCCCAAGGATCGCATCATCCTCTCTGCCAAGGTCTCGGCGGTGCAAGATCTGATCGCGGTCTATCAGGATCTCGCATCGCGTTCCGATTACGCCATCCATCTCGGCCTCACCGAAGCCGGCATGGGCACCAAGGGCATCGTCGCCTCATCGGCTGCGCTTGGCATCCTGCTTCAGCAGGGCATCGGCGACACCATCCGCATCTCGCTGACGCCGGAGCCCGGCGGTGATCGTACCCGCGAGGTGCAGGTCGGCCAGGAACTGCTCCAGACCATGGGCTTCCGCACCTTCGTGCCGCTCGTCGCGGCCTGTCCCGGCTGCGGCCGCACCACCTCGACCACGTTCCAGGAGCTGGCCAGCTCGATCCAGAGTTTCATCCGCGACGAGATGCCGAACTGGAAGAGCAAGTATCCCGGTGTCGAGGAGCTCAACGTCGCGGTGATGGGCTGCATCGTCAACGGCCCCGGCGAATCCAAGCACGCCAATATCGGCATCTCCCTGCCCGGCACCGGCGAAGCGCCGGCCGCGCCGGTCTTCGTCGACGGCAAGAAGTTCCGTACGCTGCGCGGCCCGACCATTTCCGCCGACTTCAAGGCGCTGGTGATCGACTATATCGACCAGCGCTACGGCCAGGGCGCCAAGGTGCCGGTGACGGCGGCGGAGTAA
- a CDS encoding DMT family transporter: MSSPQAIPSAARPLSAGAIALMLMLCLTWAFNQIAVKLVLPEIPPMVQATIRSIGALPVIFIIGTLRGVRFFERDGTWKAGLIAGLMFGIEFVLIYQGLRFTPASRAVVFLYTAPFFVALGAYQVLGERLSGTQWLGLAVSFAGVALAIGVPQPDVDAKVLLGDLMIVGGAALWAATTLVAKSSRLRFVAPEKALGYQVATSIPILGFAAWLFGETIPHTPSPQSIGLVAFQAIWVVGTTFTLWFALVKAYSASKLSAFTFITPLFGVVGSYFIMHDTLSLTFGAAALLVIAGLFLVNRPGQTAAAPSDALLNVTKT; the protein is encoded by the coding sequence ATGTCCTCACCTCAAGCCATACCGTCCGCCGCGCGTCCCCTCAGCGCCGGTGCCATCGCCCTGATGCTCATGCTGTGCCTGACCTGGGCCTTCAACCAGATCGCGGTGAAGCTGGTGCTGCCGGAAATTCCGCCAATGGTCCAGGCGACGATCCGCTCGATCGGCGCGCTGCCGGTGATTTTCATCATCGGCACTTTACGCGGCGTCAGATTCTTCGAACGTGACGGCACCTGGAAGGCCGGTCTCATCGCTGGCCTGATGTTCGGCATCGAGTTCGTGCTGATCTATCAGGGCCTGCGCTTCACGCCGGCGTCCCGTGCCGTGGTGTTCCTCTATACCGCGCCGTTCTTCGTCGCGCTCGGCGCCTACCAGGTGCTTGGCGAGCGGCTGAGTGGCACGCAATGGCTGGGTTTGGCCGTGAGCTTTGCCGGCGTCGCCCTCGCGATCGGGGTGCCGCAGCCGGATGTCGATGCCAAGGTGCTGCTCGGCGACCTCATGATCGTCGGCGGTGCCGCGCTGTGGGCGGCCACCACGCTTGTCGCCAAGAGCAGTCGGCTGCGCTTCGTCGCGCCCGAGAAGGCGCTGGGCTATCAGGTCGCGACCTCGATCCCGATCCTGGGGTTCGCCGCCTGGCTGTTCGGCGAGACCATCCCCCACACGCCGTCGCCGCAGTCCATCGGATTGGTGGCCTTCCAGGCGATCTGGGTGGTTGGAACCACGTTCACGCTTTGGTTCGCGCTGGTGAAGGCCTATTCGGCCAGCAAATTGTCGGCTTTCACCTTCATCACCCCTTTGTTTGGCGTGGTGGGTAGCTATTTCATCATGCACGACACCTTGAGCCTGACTTTCGGGGCGGCCGCCCTCCTTGTAATTGCTGGGCTTTTTCTGGTTAACCGTCCCGGCCAAACCGCTGCGGCGCCCAGCGATGCATTGCTGAACGTCACCAAAACCTGA
- a CDS encoding Fur family transcriptional regulator has product MTLAKPAFPAPDHDHGRCTADALAHAEAVCEARTQKFTPIRRQVLGALLSSHRPLGAYEVIDELAKSMPRPAPITVYRALDFLMANGLVHRIESRNAYLACAAHDHDATSAVAFLICERCGLVGEIPSASFAKDLNAAARASGFAPKLSVVEITGVCTHCQKAC; this is encoded by the coding sequence ATGACCCTCGCAAAGCCGGCATTTCCCGCGCCCGACCACGATCACGGCCGCTGCACTGCGGACGCGCTGGCGCATGCGGAAGCGGTTTGCGAGGCTCGCACGCAGAAATTCACGCCGATACGGCGCCAGGTGCTGGGCGCGCTGCTCTCCAGCCACCGTCCGCTCGGCGCCTATGAGGTGATCGACGAATTGGCAAAATCGATGCCGCGGCCCGCGCCGATCACGGTCTACCGTGCTCTCGATTTTTTGATGGCCAACGGCCTCGTGCACCGCATCGAAAGCCGCAACGCCTATCTTGCCTGCGCCGCCCACGACCATGATGCGACCTCGGCGGTCGCGTTCCTGATCTGCGAACGCTGCGGCCTGGTCGGCGAGATCCCGTCGGCGTCCTTCGCCAAGGACCTCAATGCCGCCGCGCGAGCCTCAGGCTTTGCGCCAAAACTGTCCGTGGTCGAGATCACGGGCGTCTGCACCCACTGTCAGAAAGCCTGTTAG